A window of Tursiops truncatus isolate mTurTru1 chromosome 8, mTurTru1.mat.Y, whole genome shotgun sequence contains these coding sequences:
- the LIN7C gene encoding protein lin-7 homolog C yields the protein MAALGEPVRLERDICRAIELLEKLQRSGEVPPQKLQALQRVLQSEFCNAVREVYEHVYETVDISSSPEVRANATAKATVAAFAASEGHSHPRVVELPKTEEGLGFNIMGGKEQNSPIYISRIIPGGIADRHGGLKRGDQLLSVNGVSVEGEHHEKAVELLKAAQGKVKLVVRYTPKVLEEMESRFEKMRSAKRRQQT from the exons ATGGCGGCGCTGGGGGAACCTGTGCGACTGGAGAGGG ATATTTGTAGAGCAATTGAATTGTTGGAAAAACTGCAAAGGAGTGGAGAGGTACCGCCACAGAAACTGCAGGCTTTACAAAGAGTCCTTCAAAGTGAATTCTGCAATGCTGTAAGAGAG GTATATGAACATGTTTACGAGACTGTGGACATCAGTAGCAGTCCTGAAGTGAGAGCTAATGCGACTGCAAag GCTACTGTTGCTGCATTTGCTGCCAGTGAAGGACATTCTCATCCTCGAGTTGTTGAGCTCCCAAAAACAGAAGAAGGCCTTGGATTCAATATTATGGGAGGCAAAGAACAAAACTCTCCAATCTATATATCCCGAATAATTCCAGGTGGAATTGCTGATAGACACGGGGGTCTCAAGCGAGGAGATCAACTCCTTTCTGTTAATGGAGTG agcGTTGAAGGAGAACATCATGAAAAAGCTGTAGAACTGCTGAAAGCAGCTCAAGGAAAGGTTAAATTAGTAGTACGGTACACACCCAAGGTCTTGGAAGAAATGGAGTCACGCTTTGAAAAAATGAGATCAGCAAAACGCAGGCAACAGACCTAA